A segment of the Capra hircus breed San Clemente chromosome 19, ASM170441v1, whole genome shotgun sequence genome:
AGGCTCCCACAGGCCCCTCAGGAGGGTACCAGCCATGTGGTGATGAGGGGCCTCAGTTGTACAGGGGAGGGAGCCCTTCCTCTGAGAGCCCATTAGACATACTCCATTACCCGGGGCTGCCAGACGCTGACCCAGCAGGGCTGCTCCCAGGCCTTCCCAGCCCATCTGTCCCTGACCTGGGGCCCCACAGACAGAGCTTCCCGTTGGCCCAAGCAGCCAGGTGTGTGGAAGCCCCAGAAGGTCCAAGGCGCTGGGATTCCTGGGGCACCAGCTCGTCAGCCTGAGTGAGACACCCCTCCCCAAGGTGCACAGCTGGGTCCCTgggactccccacccccaccccactccaggcTCTGGCACATGGGtccctgtgagcctcagtttcctcatctgcagtgTGGGATGATCACTTGCACACGGTTGTTCAGTGACAGTGCTTTCAAGGTGGGAAAGTTCACACAGACAGAACAGAGAAGGGCATTTGGCTCCTGTTCAGGGTCTGTGCCCAGCTGACAAGGGACCGGCTTCCCAGGCTGGGGCTGGCCACCTTAGGGATACTGTGGCCACAGAGCCCTGGCCCTGAGGTCTCCtggtgggttgggggtggggtggggggaggctctGCCCACTCCAGGAAGCAGCACCAGGGCCGTGAGCAGGGGCTCAGGAGGGCAGATCTCGTTTCAGCCCCAAAGCATTTGTGCCCTTGGCATGTCCTCGTGGCAGTGCCGAGGACCAGGTGGCCCAGCTCACCCTCAAGGTCAATTTGAATGGAGTCCACAGAATCGAAGGTGGGGGTGTCATAGGGGGCACTTGGCCTTCACTGTCCCTGAAGCCCCCGGAGAGACAGTGTGAGGTtctggggagtgggggtgggcaggcagaGGGTCCCTGGGGGGGTACCCATATGGCTGCCTTGAGCCCCCCAGCCTGGGCCTCATGCTCCCCTCCAGCTCCTGGGCTCTCCAGGGGCTCCTCTCGTCTCCTCCTCAACTGTCTGGATGTGGGGGCATAGCCCCAGCAGCGGTCACCAGCAGAGAGCCCGTGAAGGGGCTCACTGGACACTCCacctggctttgggtgccctggcCCCATTTCTAGAAAACAGCCTGAGAACATGGCTTCCTGTGGGCAGAGGCCCCACGACCTCCTGTGCGGAAAAAAACATGCCGACCGCTCGGGTGATTCGGGGAGGCCAGTTGTTCATTTCTCCCCGTGTTCTCCCTCCACTCTGTCCTGAGTGAGTCTCCAGCTGCAGCTGGAGGCCTGAGGCCCGGGCCTGGATGGGCAGTGGTGAGGTGGACCCCCGTCTGAGAGAAGGCTGGCCCCGGGCTTGCCCCTGACCCAGCGTTTCCCCGCAGGCACGCCAGCCCCACCGGCCTGCTGCTGACCGCGGTGGTGGCACTCATCTACATGGTCGCCATCGTGTATGAGGAGTGAGTAGGCGCTGTCGCGGGCTGGGGACACCGTGTGCCTGTGCGACCCGCACTGGCCCTTCCTCTCCCTACAGGGCCTCCCTATGACCCTGGCAGCTGGCCACGGCCAGGTCACTGTCAGAGCAGCAAATGGGCAGCTGACCGGGTATAGGACAGGCCTGGGAGCCAGGCTGACAGTGCTGGCTCTTTCTGGTCATACACAGACCCCCAACCCTGTCCACCCTGGGTGGGGAGCATGGGTGGCAGCGTCAAGCTCAGCACCAGCTGACCGAGCCTCTCACCCCTGCAGGCCCTTCACCGCCGAAATCTATCAGCAGAAAGCCTCCCAGGCCTGCAAGAGGAGCTGACGGCCACGGCCACTCTGGGAGAGTTCCCACCTCAGGCCTGCCCCGAGCACAGGCCCCTCGAGGGGGAGAGCGGTGCTTGGCGAGGACTGTCTAATGCCTTGGAAACATGGCTTGAGGGCTCTGGACAGGCGCCTTGTGGCCCCAGAGCGCCCTGCCCTGCTGTCCGCCTTGTCCTGACTAATAAAAGGCACCTGACCCATCCCCCTTTGGTCTCCATCTGTCCAGGTCAGGGAGGGGCAGGCTGGGGTCTAGGAGAGGGTCCATGAGCTGGGATGGGTGCCGCCATCCACAATGGACAGTCGGGGGACTGTCCAGGCCTTTGGGCCTCCTGTGCTCCCTGCCTCGCCCCACTCTGCCCTTCCGGGGGACAGCCCAGCCTCAGCTTCCTGGGAGGGAAGCACTGAGCCCCTCCCTGGCATCTCTAGTTACTCTGACATTTCTCTCCTAATGACCCGTGGACCTCATGTGGCCACAAGGATCAGCAGCCATGGGGCCCCGGGCCTGTGGTCAGGCCTGACCACAGAGCTGTGGGCACAGGGTGGGGCCCTTGTCCAGGCCCAGCCTCACCTGCACAGCCCCTGGCCCACCAAGGGCACAGAACATACTTTACTCCCTTTGGGATGGGAGACTGGGGGCTCCACCTGTGCACCTGGCCCCCTAGCCTCAGCATCCTCACCTGTGAAGTGGCCCCTGTAGCCATGCTCACCCTGGGCGCTGTGGGCAGTGCCAGCTGGCCTTGCCATGGAGCTCCTCAAGGCTGCCCTCTGGTGTCTGGGATTCAGAGGTCTCAGGGTTCGAGGAGCTGAAGGAGGCATGGAGGCAGGTCTTACCAGTGCCTCTGCTTGCATACCTGCAAGGACAGGAAGCTCACCCCTGTGGGCACCTCTGATGTCCTGGCCCCCATGGCCTGAGCTGTCTCTCTGTCAGGGCAGGACTGCCTGACTCCTGGGTCACGCAGCTGTGGGAGTCAGGCCCGGGGCAAGGAGGGTCTGCTATGATGGGAAAAGCCCACAGCTGAGGAGGAAACTGCTGGACAGCTGTGACCTCGGCTGCGGAGGCAAGGTCAGAGGGGAAAGCAGCTCTAGTTAGCTGTGTTCTCTTCGTCAGGCCATGGCTGTGAGCTGGGGTGACACAGGACCCTCTGTGCAAAGAGCTCCTGGGGGTGATCTCGGGGGGCGGGCCAGCACTCCGCATGCCTCAACACAACTTTCAGGAACCTTCTAAACCGCTCTTTACCAGCAGACCAGGCCATGGTGGACACTTCCTGCCTTGGGGGCCAGCTGTCTGCTTCCAGCCCACCCCCAATATTTTACCAAATGGTTTAAAAGTTTCCCATTCCACTCTGAGCCAGAAATTTGCTGCATTGCAAAGAAATCATACAGGCAGGTGCCCAGCCCCAGAAAGCAAGACCATCGGTATCATCATAAACCTGGGCAACCTAGAATTAATGCAATGGCTGGAGAGTGGGGGCACACTCTGGGGAAAGAACGGCAGGTGGGCTCAGGGCCTAATGAACTTAGCTGACTTGAGGGACAAGTCCCAGAACCTGGCATCTGTGGGTGGAGTCGCGCCCAGGTGCTGGGAATTGAGGTTGAGAACCCAGGCTGGGCTCAGTACCTGCCACTGTCACCAGCTGGAAGGGGCCAGAGGAGTGAGATCATCCCAGTCCTGACATCTGACCGGGAGATGGGGGGAGGAAGGCTCTGACTCTGGGCTCGGTCCTGGCCCACTGGCCTCCCTAGGGAGAGCTGGACCCTGAAGCTGTGGGCCCTGGGCAAGTCATtcccctgcctcagtttctccgtcTGTAAAATCGAGTTAGTAATAGTTTCCACCCCTCAAGCCTGCCACGAAGAAGGACTTAAGGACTGTGcctgaaggtgaaagtcactcagtcacgtctgactctttgcgaacccatggactatacagtccatggaattctcctggccagaatactggagtgggtagcctaatccttctctagcagatcttcccaacccaggaatcaaaccggggtctcctgcattgcaggcagattctttaccaactgagctatttagggaagcccaaagactgTGCCTGGGATGGGATAAATGGGAGCTAACATTTTCCTGGCTCTCCTGCAAAGGGCAGGAGATTCTGCTGGAATCCCGGTCACACAGGGCTGCCTGAGAAGCCCATGAGAGTCCAGAGGCCCTGTGCAAACCTGTGTGCGGACTGGTACCCTGTCACTGCCCAGAGCTCGGCCTGTGTGGATGGGTTGGTGGCACTAGGTGATAGCCCTGGCTTTCTCCCAAATCAGAAGCAGCACAGCCCAGCCTCGCCTGTCACCATGGGGAGCAATGGCCTTTCCACCAGTTCCAGGCTGCAGTTGGCCAGCTCCGGCAGCCTCTTCCCAGGCCTTTCAGCAGCAGCCCACTCCTGGTTACTGATCAGCCTGCTGCCCCCTGGTTTGTTCTGCGGCCTTGTGGGTCATTTACCATTGTTGTTATTACCACACCCCTACACTGTTTGCAAGTTCCCAACCAGAGCCAAAGCTCCATTTTTCAGGAGAGGAATACCAAGTCCAGAGAAGGCCAGCGACTGCTGTGATGCCCACGCAGCATTCAGGGTCATCCTGGCTTCCAGACTATCTCCCCCCAACTAGAAAATGGAAATGCTGGCCCATGGGACTCCAAAGGCACAAGACGTtatggggaagggagggaggggacatcgGCCTGACTACTGAAAGGCAAGCCTCTGGTCCTTCCAGGCTCCAACAGGAACTCCTGCCAGGAATCAGCGCCTCTCTGGTTGGGAGAAAGGAGCTGAAGCCTGCCGTGGGGCGCGGGGTCCGGAAACTCCGGCTTCGCAGATTCCAGCCCCTAGAGCCGAGCTCCGGGATCCCGGCTCCGCCGGCGGGGCTTCGGCTGCCCTCTGGCGGCGGGAGCGCGCCGCGCCCACCTCCCGCTGACACCGCCGCCCGGGACGCCAGGGGGCTGGGCCAGCCCCGTTCTCAGAGCTGGTCCGAAGGTGCGCAGGGACCCGGGCGCGGTGCCTGGCACCTGGCACACACCTGCCGTCACGCTGCCCAATGTTGTTATTCTCCGAGGAAAGTGCGTTCCAAAGAAAGCGCGCGCGTGTGAGTCCTGCGGTGGGgaagcgggggcgggggccggggtccTTGCAAGGGGTCGGAAGCACAGCCAGAACTGGGTCCCCGAAGCCCTTGCGGCCGCTGAAGCAGCGGAGAAGCACAGGGTCCGCGTGCCCGCAAGCCGGAGGCAGACCCTGGGCTGCTCTTCCCAAGTCCCGCCAGCGGGAGAGGGCAGCGGCCAGCGGAGGTGGACGGAGGGTGCAGTGGCGCCCGCGGGAGTGCGCACCGTGACGCGCAaggcgcggcggggcggggcggccacgCGGGCTGCATATAAGGGCGGTGCTGGACGCGCAGAGCCAGAGCTTTTGTCCGGAATTCAGAGCCCCGCTGAACCCAAGCCCGAGCCGGCCGAGCCGAACTCTGCCCTGCGCTCGTCTCACGGCCCTGCGCCCGGCCCCCTCGGTCCCTCTGCTCAATGAAACTGTCTGCGATGATCAAGAAGATGTGCCCGAGCGACTCGGAGCTGAGGATCCCGGCCAAGAACTGCTACCGCATGGTGGTCCTCGGCTCGTCCAAGGTGGGCAAGACGGCCATCGTGTCGCGCTTCCTGACGGGCCGCTTCGAGGACGCCTACACGCCCACCATCGAGGACTTCCACCGCAAGTTCTACTGCATCCGCGGCGAGATCTACCAACTGGACATCCTCGACACGTCCGGCAACCACCCGTTCCCCGCCATGCGGCGCCTCTCCATCCTTACCGGTGAGCCCGGGCGGCCAGCAGcgggcatggggagggagggcgCCGCCTCGGTGACGGGAACCCGTTGTCCCGGGTTGCGCTGGCTGGAGGCGCGGTCCGCCCGCCACTATGGGCGCTGGAGAGGGCACCGCAGTGCCCCTTGCGGCGGCCGGAGCCCCCGAAGTCAGCCCGCCTCAGCTGTCCCCTGGTAGCCGCCCTCACCCTCTTCCGCTCTGTCCCCCGCAGGAGACGTGTTCATCCTGGTGTTCAGCCTGGACAACCGCGACTCCTTCGAGGAGGTCCGGAGGCTCAAGCGGCAGATTCTCGACACCAAGTCGTGCCTAAAGAACAAGACCAAGGAGGACGTGGACGTGCCCCTGGTCATCTGTGGCAACAAGGGGGACCGCGACTTCCACCGCCAGGTCGAGCCGCGCGAGATCCATCAGCTGGTGGGCGCCGACCCCCGGCGCTGCGCCTACTTCGAGATCTCGGCCAAGAGGAACAGCAGCCTGGATCAGATGTTCCACGCGCTCTTCGCCATGGCCAACCTGCCGCGCGAGATGAGCCCGGACCTGCACCGCCGCGTGTCGGCGCAGCACAGCGAGGCGCTGCACCAGAAGGCGCTGCAGGGCAAGAGGCTGCGGCGAGCGGGCGGCGACCGCGACGACGCCTTGGGCATCCTGGCGCCCTGGGCGCGCAGGCCGAGCGTGCACAGCGACCTCATGTACATCCGCGAGAAGGCCAGCGGCGGCAGCCAGGCCAAGGACAAGGAGCGCTGCGTCATCAGCTAGGAGCCCCCGCCCCACGCGGCCGCAGAGCCTCAGGAGGCCCTGTAGTTCGAGTGTCCAGGCCACGTGCCCCAAACCTCGGGCGTCCTCCTTCCCGGCGCCCCAGCCCGTGCACCGGGGAGACTcagtgaacagagaagggaccGTCATCTGCTCGGGGAAGGAACGAAAACTGGCTGAGGCCCGACTCCCCCCACTTCCGATGCCCATTGGCGCCCAACACTCCGTTTCTCACAAAGCCCTAAaaatgggggcgggggtggaagTTAAGCTTGTCCGGCCGGCAGGAGGAGCGGGGCATTATCTATGTGATTGGGGGTTGCCATGACAGCTGGCCTGAAACCGAGGGTGGGGTCAGATCATAGGGAGTGACTTGTTTACATGTGTGTGCAATTGcacaaagcaaaacataaaacttgCACTTTATAATAGAGTTCTGGTGTCACCCTGGACATGAACAAGATCTTACCTAGGTGTTTGTACTGCGTGTTGAGTCTTTAAAGTTATTGTTACTGGTTttttactataaaataaataatttaaactggAAAACCATGCTTCCTCTGGCTTTAGaaatgggggaggagggagggcaggtCTCTACTTCTGTGGAACTGGACTCACTTTTCCCAGAGCTGGAGATTAACCCTGGCCTGAAAACAGCTCCCTggagagaggccccagaaaaGCTCCCAACAGCTGGAAGCCCTTCTGTTTAGGAGCCATTCTTGAGAAAGCCAGAACACAAATAAAGGGCTTCAGGGTTTAGCCATGCACCACCTActtgcccccccaccccctgacccCCCAAGGGCCTCCGGGACTGACCAGCATGTCCTATGCTTAGCACAGGCCCAGGGCAACAAAACATCACCAAACCTGGAACTATCAACGGTTCAAGGGGTCACTCAAGCCCTCCTTTGTGCAGGACCCTTATCCTGAGTCGGCTGCAGACTccaccaccaagccacctggatCTAGTCACCATTTGTGGCCCTGGATCCTCCGGCTTCCCTCCCTCCTCAGGGGGGTCCAGCACCCCCTCTACAGCTGAGGGCACCGGCTCCCGCCTGGTGACCCAGCTCCCTCCACCACGAGACTGCACAAGCCCGGGGCAAGGGACAGCTGGCAAGCCCGACTTTCCACCTGTGAAACACAGAGAGCAGACACTTCTGCTGGGGGCTGCTCTGAGGGCTGTGGGCAATGCCTCCACATGGTGCCTGCTGCCCAGGAATCCAAGTGAGGAGTCCAGGTGTCCCAGGGGAGGACTGTAACTCTGCTTTAGTGGACTGCTCCCTGCCAGGACCTGACCTACATCCACAAGGAGGGATGATGGCCCAGGGGCTGATCACAGGCAGGACGACCCTCCGGACCACCTGTACCCTGGAGTCAGATGCCACTCCCAGAAGGGTCACCCCATGCTCATGCTGGTGTAGCTGGTGTGGCCATGTCCTGGGGCTGGCGGCGGGGCATGGAGTGGAGGTGCTCCCAGTTGCTCAGTCTCCTCTGCGTAAAGGAGAGGTTTTCCTCTCAGCTATCGCGGGGATGTCCTAATGTGAATGTCTCAGTACAGACCCAAGATGTCCTGACAGCACAGCACAAGTTCTTTTAATCACATTCTTGCAAAGCGTCACAGGTCACAACACTGGAGCACAGAGGAGACCCACGAGGAGCCCGTGTCCACTGCAG
Coding sequences within it:
- the RASD1 gene encoding dexamethasone-induced Ras-related protein 1 is translated as MKLSAMIKKMCPSDSELRIPAKNCYRMVVLGSSKVGKTAIVSRFLTGRFEDAYTPTIEDFHRKFYCIRGEIYQLDILDTSGNHPFPAMRRLSILTGDVFILVFSLDNRDSFEEVRRLKRQILDTKSCLKNKTKEDVDVPLVICGNKGDRDFHRQVEPREIHQLVGADPRRCAYFEISAKRNSSLDQMFHALFAMANLPREMSPDLHRRVSAQHSEALHQKALQGKRLRRAGGDRDDALGILAPWARRPSVHSDLMYIREKASGGSQAKDKERCVIS